In Musa acuminata AAA Group cultivar baxijiao chromosome BXJ3-9, Cavendish_Baxijiao_AAA, whole genome shotgun sequence, a single genomic region encodes these proteins:
- the LOC135649535 gene encoding AT-hook motif nuclear-localized protein 27-like, with product MAGAESSGAGGGSSRYLQHLLGPPLRPAALSTHISSEDSKPSPEESQNLPAEHGDGESDQPSTSTAAGGPVRRPRGRPPGSKNKPKPPIIVTCDSPNSLHSHVLEVAGGADVVECVTEYARRRGRGVSVLSGSGDVVDVGLRQPGALPPGSVVTTLRGRFEILSLTGTILPPPTPPGASGLTVFLAGGQGQVMGGSVVGPLVAAGPVVLNAASFANAMYERLPLEGEEEAAAEGQQPGTLRSSGVTGGGDGVGASGVPFYNIGGNMGGYQPTGDAFGWGGGGARPPF from the coding sequence ATGGCCGGAGCGGAATCCAGCGGCGCCGGCGGAGGCTCTTCTCGCTACCTCCAACATCTCCTCGGACCACCGCTGCGGCCTGCTGCGCTCTCAACCCACATCTCGTCCGAAGACTCCAAGCCTTCCCCAGAAGAAAGCCAGAATCTTCCTGCCGAACACGGCGACGGCGAGAGTGATCAACCCTCCACCTCGACCGCCGCGGGAGGCCCCGTCCGCCGACCCCGCGGCCGGCCTCCTGGCTCCAAGAACAAGCCAAAGCCGCCTATTATAGTCACGTGCGACAGCCCCAACTCCCTCCACTCCCACGTGCTCGAGGTGGCCGGAGGTGCCGACGTCGTCGAGTGCGTTACCGAGTATGCCCGGCGGCGTGGCCGTGGTGTCTCTGTTCTCAGCGGTTCCGGGGATGTGGTCGACGTCGGCCTCCGCCAGCCTGGGGCTTTGCCGCCAGGGAGCGTGGTGACGACTCTCAGGGGGAGGTTCGAGATCCTTTCACTAACTGGGACCATCCTCCCGCCGCCGACTCCGCCTGGTGCCAGCGGCCTGACCGTATTTCTGGCTGGAGGGCAAGGACAGGTGATGGGGGGAAGTGTCGTTGGCCCTCTGGTGGCGGCGGGGCCGGTGGTGCTAAATGCTGCATCCTTCGCCAACGCCATGTACGAGCGGCTGCCGTTGGAAGGCGAGGAGGAAGCGGCAGCTGAGGGGCAGCAACCTGGTACTCTGCGGTCGTCAGGCGTTACTGGAGGCGGCGATGGGGTTGGTGCCAGCGGCGTTCCATTCTACAATATCGGTGGAAACATGGGGGGTTATCAGCCTACGGGTGACGCATTTGGTTGGGGCGGTGGAGGTGCTCGTCCACCGTTTTGA